Proteins encoded in a region of the bacterium genome:
- a CDS encoding HAD family hydrolase, which produces MTSPRAIFFDLYGTLIDIRTDEDDPWVYATLAEYLGYWRVSITPAELAREYRARVRTYLERSPERFPEVDVSVVFREIMTHYRRGGPDDGGDGLDTTQTIAVSTLFRTLTRRYFATFPGVHQVLDRLRARYRIGLISDAQWVFTEPELEIAGLSQFFPVRVLSSRIGVKKPSPRPFLQAMHALGVAPEASVYVGDNPPRDLAGARGAGMRCIIFRGENVQHNGLVPDACFQAYAELEAVVEALIGA; this is translated from the coding sequence GTGACGTCTCCGCGCGCCATCTTCTTCGACCTGTATGGCACGCTGATTGATATCCGGACCGACGAGGACGACCCGTGGGTCTACGCCACGCTCGCCGAGTATCTCGGCTACTGGCGGGTCTCGATCACGCCCGCTGAACTGGCGCGGGAGTATCGGGCACGGGTGCGGACTTACCTCGAGCGAAGCCCCGAGCGGTTTCCGGAGGTAGACGTCTCGGTCGTGTTTCGTGAGATCATGACCCACTATCGACGGGGCGGACCCGACGACGGCGGCGACGGCCTCGATACCACTCAGACCATCGCCGTGTCGACCCTATTTCGGACGCTGACCCGGCGCTACTTTGCCACCTTTCCCGGCGTTCATCAAGTCCTGGACCGGCTCCGGGCTAGGTACCGGATCGGGCTCATCTCCGATGCCCAGTGGGTCTTCACCGAACCGGAACTCGAGATCGCCGGTCTCAGCCAGTTTTTTCCGGTCAGGGTGCTCTCGTCGCGGATCGGAGTGAAGAAGCCCAGCCCCCGCCCATTCCTCCAGGCAATGCACGCGCTCGGGGTGGCGCCCGAGGCCTCAGTCTACGTGGGCGATAACCCTCCGCGAGACCTCGCCGGAGCCCGCGGGGCCGGGATGCGCTGCATCATCTTCAGAGGAGAGAATGTCCAGCACAACGGGTTGGTCCCGGATGCCTGCTTCCAAGCTTACGCCGAACTCGAAGCCGTCGTGGAGGCCCTGATCGGCGCCTGA
- a CDS encoding DUF3048 domain-containing protein — MKILLNTRGWMATGAMLVVLVVSPVPSSAPPQAPPRVATPPQEFLIDDPVAGEPVPEELARRRPLAVIIENFPDARPQWGLSLASRVYEAITEGGITRYLAVFGPNDADRVGPVRSVRTQFLNYVLELDAAVAHVGGNADALDHIATFQIKDLDQFRYAEAFRRILVPHLALEHTMFTSTRALRDLMDRSGWGEKVVIDHPVWKAAMPPGLRPAIQKVTIEFSFPEYRVAWVYRPGTDDYQRFIAGVEDVDAATGTPLTAQSIAIAVISRIHGRTEIREDTWTFSDVGSGRAWIIQDGTVTEGQWQKASRTDRLRFLDDAGREIEFNRGRQWVEIVPPEITPDFESMFAIQ; from the coding sequence ATGAAGATCTTGTTGAACACCCGCGGATGGATGGCCACCGGCGCGATGCTCGTGGTGCTGGTAGTGAGCCCGGTCCCAAGCAGCGCGCCGCCGCAGGCGCCACCCAGGGTGGCGACTCCACCCCAGGAATTCCTCATCGATGATCCCGTTGCCGGCGAGCCGGTGCCCGAGGAGCTGGCCAGACGCCGGCCCCTCGCAGTGATTATTGAGAACTTCCCCGATGCCCGGCCGCAGTGGGGGCTCTCACTCGCGTCTCGTGTCTATGAGGCGATCACCGAAGGGGGTATCACCAGGTATCTGGCGGTCTTCGGCCCGAACGACGCCGACCGCGTCGGCCCCGTCCGATCCGTGCGCACCCAGTTCCTTAACTATGTGCTGGAGCTCGACGCCGCCGTTGCCCACGTCGGCGGCAACGCCGACGCCCTCGATCACATTGCCACGTTCCAAATCAAGGATCTTGATCAGTTCCGGTACGCAGAGGCCTTCCGCCGCATCCTTGTGCCGCATCTGGCGCTTGAACATACGATGTTCACGTCCACCCGTGCGCTGCGCGATCTGATGGATCGGTCGGGGTGGGGAGAGAAAGTCGTCATCGATCATCCGGTGTGGAAGGCCGCCATGCCGCCCGGGCTGCGACCCGCGATCCAAAAGGTGACGATCGAATTTTCCTTCCCCGAGTACCGCGTCGCATGGGTCTACCGGCCTGGCACGGATGACTATCAGCGGTTCATCGCGGGAGTGGAGGACGTCGATGCGGCGACGGGAACGCCACTTACCGCGCAGTCCATCGCGATCGCGGTGATCTCGAGAATCCACGGCCGGACGGAGATCAGGGAGGACACGTGGACGTTCTCCGACGTCGGCTCGGGCCGGGCCTGGATCATTCAGGATGGGACGGTGACGGAAGGCCAATGGCAAAAGGCGTCGAGGACCGACCGGCTCCGATTTTTGGACGATGCAGGCCGGGAGATTGAGTTCAACCGCGGGCGGCAGTGGGTCGAGATTGTGCCACCCGAGATCACGCCGGACTTTGAGTCGATGTTCGCAATCCAGTAG
- a CDS encoding extracellular solute-binding protein, whose amino-acid sequence MHSGVVRRGVIALILTVTVGVSWLGTSRGAPAGKLEIFSWWTAGGEADALKALFDSYHKRYPAVQIVNATVAGGAGTNAKAVLKTRMLGGDAPDSFQVHAGHELIDTWVRSGYMAPLTALFRSEGWTKVMPPGLIEILSYKGDIWSVPVNIHRANILWYNKKILTDAHLMPPTTFDEFFKVADAIKAKGVVPFALGDKEGWEAGHAFETVLIGTLGADGYRGLWTGRTAWTSPKVTAALDTFKKMLSYTNTDHAALTWDGAGEYLAGGKGAMMIMGDWANGWFTSKNVKDYGWVPAPGNANVYDALSDSFGLPKKARDRDNVMAWLRTLGSREGQEAFNPLKGSICARTDCSASLFSPYQQWTMTHWKTDAIVPSVIHGAAASEGWATEYKDAIALFVTSRDTAGTQKALQKACAAAGVCK is encoded by the coding sequence ATGCATAGTGGTGTCGTGCGTCGAGGGGTGATCGCGCTCATTCTGACTGTCACCGTCGGTGTAAGCTGGCTGGGAACGTCGCGCGGCGCGCCGGCCGGGAAACTCGAGATCTTTTCCTGGTGGACCGCCGGAGGCGAGGCCGACGCGCTGAAAGCCCTCTTCGATTCCTACCATAAGCGCTACCCGGCTGTCCAGATCGTCAACGCCACGGTCGCGGGTGGTGCCGGAACCAATGCCAAGGCCGTGCTGAAGACCCGGATGCTCGGCGGGGACGCGCCGGATTCGTTTCAAGTGCATGCCGGGCATGAACTCATCGATACGTGGGTCCGCTCCGGTTATATGGCGCCCCTCACTGCTCTGTTTCGGTCGGAGGGCTGGACCAAGGTCATGCCGCCGGGTCTGATCGAGATCCTGTCGTACAAAGGCGACATCTGGTCGGTGCCCGTGAACATTCACCGCGCCAACATCCTTTGGTATAACAAAAAGATCTTGACCGATGCGCACCTCATGCCGCCGACGACGTTTGACGAGTTCTTCAAGGTGGCGGACGCCATCAAGGCTAAGGGGGTGGTGCCGTTTGCCCTCGGCGACAAGGAGGGATGGGAGGCGGGGCACGCCTTCGAAACCGTGCTCATCGGGACGCTTGGAGCCGATGGTTATCGGGGACTATGGACGGGGAGAACCGCGTGGACCAGTCCAAAAGTGACCGCAGCGCTCGATACGTTTAAGAAGATGCTGTCGTACACCAACACCGATCACGCGGCGCTCACCTGGGATGGAGCAGGGGAGTACCTTGCAGGCGGGAAGGGCGCAATGATGATCATGGGGGACTGGGCCAACGGGTGGTTCACCTCTAAGAACGTGAAGGACTACGGCTGGGTCCCGGCGCCGGGGAACGCCAACGTCTACGACGCCCTGTCGGACAGCTTCGGGCTCCCCAAAAAAGCGCGGGACAGGGACAACGTGATGGCGTGGCTTCGCACCCTAGGGTCGCGGGAAGGGCAGGAGGCTTTCAATCCCCTGAAGGGGTCGATCTGCGCTCGGACGGACTGCTCGGCGAGCCTGTTTAGCCCGTACCAGCAGTGGACGATGACCCACTGGAAGACCGACGCGATCGTCCCCAGCGTGATTCACGGGGCGGCGGCGAGTGAGGGATGGGCGACCGAGTACAAAGATGCGATCGCCCTGTTCGTGACCTCCCGGGACACCGCAGGGACGCAGAAAGCCCTGCAGAAGGCCTGCGCGGCTGCCGGGGTGTGCAAGTAG